Proteins encoded within one genomic window of Megalopta genalis isolate 19385.01 chromosome 10, iyMegGena1_principal, whole genome shotgun sequence:
- the Isha gene encoding insulator su(Hw) mRNA adaptor isoform X2 translates to MEAVKAFNAELSALYDVKPPISKAKMNSLTRGAIKAIKFYKHVVQSVEKFIQKCKPEYKVPGLYVIDSIVRQSRHQFGVEKDVFAPRFAKNMQTTFLNLLKCPQEDKSKVIRVLNLWQKNAVFPSEVIQPLFDLADPNHPIHKEQAVNANGTLNTSSTNNTSNTGTAVKTPPLTVKNAVKDQKLFSSAKTIDPVWLAQTKMETANIVNANKLLGQTNAGQMDASFLDQLQHLQQLLLKKQEAANEQKTSVKFDKKLLDFDYGEEEDDDVVVANSPVATTASNAGQHNVPTGNSLESLGFLLTNPEVLRQLQTLQQTMQGNASSSQHEMEEKMRKLQQMKQQEEEFDKHLAQTVPNLPFASECELKPSDILKPNQQNTYTTNVSSGVIQDMSQPPPGYPPALPYASQPLSNIRQINQQGHQNQKSPLLDERQDTQDYSGNGARRDSSSVEIVNCDSARSQSRSPDRYRHHSRSRSPRHRDRDRDRDRDRDRDRDRKSRSRSRSRRRRSRSRDRGRDRKRDDSREKMTEEEREKERERRKRGLPPIVRDKLSVCSTTLWVGHLSKLVHQEELSDTFGEFGDIVSIDLISPRGCAFICMNRRQDAYRALTKLKNHKMQGKAITLAWAPGKGVKGKEWKDYWEVELGVSYIPWNKLINVTDQDLELLEEGGMIDEDTLPPNLKAAAMPSLADGIVNVMQPTTATQQQQSQQSQQQGQQQQQVIDTSQPPPIRPPTSAALLPPPNTQLQMMPPAFTMPGVPRMLGPMGLPMAHSLMPNVPIGVPPPNMQSLLGPPGMMQTMLTPQVNSPFGAGVGVGLLTQIPLPAPAAPSDKPNSTGMPHNVPPIGVPPPTTETGMPNLPMLRQPYGVGPSAPLQMQLPQQQHSADDMDVEMEDAMPQSSNGAKNKGNLIDQLSQNDDRPDGDQQSDQQHRDYKERDRERENRERRDRETHLSHRDRDNNDSRMDRGRERGRGRDRGRDRRRDIRDRDRDERRERENRENREGNPQNQSLQENDSTPKKDAKPSLADRLRQLADGTLPLEDRVDRIPPRSRQDRDRSDRSFDDSRAARGEPLSSLMDLPKFGLPQERSDFPARPPDFRNPQDPREFQQQRDRQNFGRGPRGSQMHEEFMDAPRIQGGMFQEEFDNRIHGQQRIEEFGRLGPPREQREEFDRSEVRGRRPLDDRDRFDYEIRRDGFDPRLQDGFDPRGHLDRGDFEPRRREFFGIEPMFGMPPIMGPRGPRPGHPDGFGPRPAPLGARGPGPLMFHPRGLGPRPLRPGMRPFGPRGPPFDPREPDAFFRPPFDDIRPHVRPPFGPMGPPSILPPESAAPWRNQEHPPGSWPPDSENHSQRDNPRDKKGVKHPNNQNMERDSRNNRGRKSRWANVSPSGEETEEPKEQEPSSVPVDVKEESIKEEEAVVKPEEQKTELMEVIPSEKKEDLEESSIETKQEEGIETTKEEEDRRDS, encoded by the exons ATGGAGGCGGTTAAGGCATTTAATGCGGAG CTTTCAGCTCTTTACGATGTCAAACCACCAATTTCTAAGGCCAAGATGAACTCTTTAACTAGGGGCGCAATTAAGGCAATCAAATTCTATAAACATGTTGTGCAAAGTGTTGAGAAGTTCATTCAAAaa TGTAAGCCAGAGTACAAAGTGCCTGGACTGTATGTTATAGATTCAATTGTACGCCAGTCTAGACATCAATTTGGAGTAGAGAAAGATGTCTTTGCTCCACGTTTTGCTAAGAATATGCAAACCACCTTTTTGAATCTTCTGAAATGTCCTCAGGAAGACAAGAGTAAGGTGATTAGAGTTTTAAATCTTTGGCAGAAAAATGCAGTTTTCCCTTCTGAGGTTATACAGCCTTTATTCGATCTTGCGGACCCAAATCATCCAATTCATAAAGAGCAAGCAGTTAACGCAAATG GTACACTGAATACTTCTTCAACAAATAACACAAGTAATACAGGTACTGCTGTTAAAACACCTCCCTTAACTGTAAAGAATGCAGTAAAAGATCAGAAGCTGTTTTCCTCTGCAAAGACAATTGATCCTGTTTGGCTTGCGCAAACGAAAATGGAAACAGCAAATATAGTAAATGCTAATAAGCTCTTG GGCCAGACAAATGCAGGTCAAATGGATGCGTCTTTTCTTGATCAACTACAACATTTACAACAATTATTGCTTAAAAAACAAGAGgcagcaaatgaacaaaaaacttccGTGAAATTTGATAAGAAGCTGCTAGATTTTGATTatggcgaagaagaagacgatgACGTTGTTGTTGCGAATTCTCCAGTGGCAACAACggcgtcaaatgctggccaacACAACGTTCCTACAGGAAATAGTTTAGAAAGTCTTGGATTTCTTCTAACAAATCCAGAG GTTTTAAGACAGCTTCAAACGTTACAACAAACAATGCAAGGAAATGCTTCTTCATCACAACATGAAATGGAAGAAAAAATGAGGAAACTACAACAAATGAAGCAACAGGAGGAAGAGTTTGATAAACACCTAGCACAAACTGTTCCT aaTTTACCATTTGCGTCGGAATGCGAATTAAAACCGTCGGACATTTTGAAACCAAATCAACAAAACACATACACAACAAATGTAAGTAGTGGGGTCATACAAGATATGAGTCAACCGCCACCAGGTTATCCACCGGCTCTACCGTATGCCTCTCAACCTCTGTCAAATATTAGGCAAATTAATCAACAAGGCCATCAGAATCAAAAAAGTCCGCTTCTCGATGAACGACAAGACACGCAAGATTATTCAGG AAATGGTGCAAGGCGAGATAGTAGCAGTGTAGAAATTGTAAATTGTGATAGTGCGAGATCACAAAGCAGATCTCCTGATCGATATAGGCATCACAGTCGATCTAGATCACCACGacatagagatagagatagagacagGGATAGAGATCGAGATCGAGACAGAGATAGAAAATCCCGATCGAGAAGCAGGTCCAGAAGAAGGag GTCTCGCTCTAGAGATAGAGGACGTGATAGAAAACGCGATGATAGTCGAGAAAAAATGACTGAAGAAGAAcgagagaaggaaagagaaagGCGTAAACGAGGCCTGCCACCAATTGTGAGAGATAAATTAAGCG TTTGTAGTACAACGCTTTGGGTAGGGCATTTATCTAAGTTGGTACATCAAGAAGAACTTTCAGACACTTTTGGAGAATTTGGTGATATTGTCAGCATAGATTTAATTTCACCTAGAGGTTGTGCTTTTATATGTATGAATAGAAGACAGGATGCATATAGAGCTCTTACTAAACTTAAAAATCacaaaatgcaggggaaagcaATCACT TTAGCCTGGGCACCAGGAAAAGGTGTAAAAGGGAAAGAATGGAAAGATTATTGGGAAGTTGAACTGGGAGTTAGTTATATCCCTTGGAATAAATTAATTAACGTTACTGATCAGGACCTAGAATTACTTGAGGAAGGTGGAATGATTGATGAAGATACCCTGCCGCCTAATTTGAAAG CTGCCGCTATGCCAAGTCTAGCTGATGGTATTGTGAATGTAATGCAACCTACAACTGCCACTCAGCAGCAGCAGTCTCAACAGAgtcaacaacaaggtcaacaacagcagcaagtgATTGATACAAGTCAACCACCCCCCATTAGACCTCCTACGTCAGCTGCACTTCTGCCACCGCCAAATACCCAACTACAAATGATGCCACCTGCTTTCACAATGCCCGGAGTCCCCC GCATGCTTGGACCAATGGGATTACCAATGGCGCATAGCTTGATGCCGAATGTTCCAATAGGTGTACCACCGCCAAATATGCAAAGTTTGTTAGGACCGCCAGGAATGATGCAAACTATGCTTACACCACAAGTTAATTCACCGTTTGGAGCTGGCGTAGGTGTCGGTTTATTGACTCAAATACCTCTGCCAGCACCTGCTGCACCTTCTGATAAGCCCAATTCTACTG GTATGCCACATAATGTTCCTCCAATTGGAGTTCCGCCACCAACAACGGAAACGGGAATGCCAAATCTGCCAATGTTACGTCAGCCTTACGGTGTAGGGCCTTCTGCTCCTTTACAAATGCAACTACCTCAACAACAACATTCTGCGGATGATATGGATGTAGAAATGGAAGACGCGATGCCTCAAAGTTCGAATGGGGCTAAGAATAAGGGCAACTTAATTGACCAATTATCACAAAACGACGACAGACCAGATGGTGATCAACAATCAGAT cAACAGCATCGGGATTACAAAGAAAGAGACAGGGAACGAGAAAACAGAGAGAGAAGAGATAGAGAAACACATTTGTCTCATAGAGATAGAGACAACAATGATTCCAGAATGGATCGTGGAAGAGAAAGAGGTAGAGGAAGAGATCGGGGACGCGACCGTAGGAGAGATATCAGAGACAGAGATAGGGAtgagagaagagaaagagagaacagaGAAAATCGCGAAGGCAATCCACAAAATCAAAGCCTTCAA GAAAATGATTCCACTCCGAAAAAGGACGCTAAACCGAGCTTAGCGGATCGCCTACGTCAATTGGCTGACGGTACTCTTCCCCTAGAAGATCGAGTTGATCGAATACCCCCTCGTAGCCGGCAAGATCGAGACAGGTCGGATAGAAGCTTTGATGACTCCCGAGCAGCACGTGGTGAACCACTCTCATCGCTAATGGATTTACCGAAATTCGGTTTACCTCAAGAAAGAAGTGACTTTCCTGCTCGACCGCCAGATTTCCGAAATCCCCAAGATCCAAGAGAATTTCAACaacagagagacagacagaattttggaagaggtcCTAGAGGATCACAAATGCATGAAGAATTTATGGACGCTCCAAGGATACAGGGTGGTATGTTCCAAGAAGAGTTCGATAATAGAATACATGGGCAGCAAAGAATAGAAGAATTTGGAAGACTTGGACCCCCCCGAGAACAGAG GGAGGAATTTGACAGGTCTGAAGTGAGAGGAAGAAGGCCGCTTGATGATCGGGATCGGTTTGATTATGAAATTAGGCGGGATGGTTTCGATCCACGGCTACAGGATGGCTTCGATCCAAGAGGACATCTGGATCGTGGTGATTTTGAACCTAGAAGACGAGAATTTTTTGGAATTGAACCCATGTTTGGAATGCCACCTATTATGGGACCCAGAGGTCCGAGACCTGGTCATCCCGATGGGTTTGGTCCTCGTCCAGCTCCTTTAGGTGCTCGTGGCCCCG GACCTTTAATGTTCCATCCAAGAGGGTTAGGACCTCGTCCTCTTCGCCCTGGTATGAGACCTTTTGGTCCACGTGGTCCACCGTTTGATCCTCGTGAGCCGGATGCTTTTTTCAGACCTCCTTTCGATGATATTCGCCCACATGTTCGGCCACCATTTGGACCTATGGGCCCTCCATCCATTCTTCCTCCAGAGTCTGCTGCTCCGTGGAGAAATCAGGAACACCCTCCCGGCTCATGGCCTCCTGATTCTGAAAATCATTCGCAAAGAGACAATCCCAGAGACAAAAAAGGTGTTAAACATCCAAACAACCAAAATATGGAACGGGACAGTCGGAACAACAGGGGACGTAAATCTAGGTGGGCCAATGTGAGTCCATCCGGAGAGGAAACGGAAGAACCGAAAGAGCAGGAACCATCTTCTGTTCCTGTTGATGTGAAAGAAGAATCTATCAAGGAAGAGGAAGCTGTTGTGAAACCTGAAGAACAAAAAACTGAATTAATGGAAGTAATTCCTAGTGAAAAGAAGGAGGATTTGGAAGAATCATCAATTGAGACGAAACAAGAAGAAGGCATTGAAACGACGAAGGAGGAAGAGGACCGCAGGGATTCTTAG